Within the Bradyrhizobium cosmicum genome, the region GCGGCACGCGCGCGCTTCCACGGACCGGTGATCGGCCTCACCGGGAGTGCCGGCAAGACCAGCACCAAGGAATTCCTGGCGGCTTATCCGGGCGCCTATGCCAGCCCGTCGAGCTTCAACAATTTCTGGGGCGTGCCGCTGACGCTGTGCAATGCGCGGCCCGATGCCAGCCTCTGGGTCGTCGAGATGGGGATGAACCAGGTCGGCGAGATCGCGCGGCTCAGCGAATTGACGCGACCGACCGTCGCGCTCGTCGTCAACGTACAGCCGGTGCATCTGGAAAAGCTCGGCTCGCTCGAAGCCATCCGGCGCGAGAAGGTGTCGATCGCGTTCGGCCTGCCCGAGGACGGCGTGCTGGTGCTGCCCGCCGGGCTCAAGGCGTCCGAATGGAAGGGCAAGGTCGTGCGCTTCGGCGAGCATGCCGAGGTGCATGAGGTCGCGCACGCGCCGCATGGCGAGAGCTGGCAGGTCGTGGCCATGATCGGCAAGAAGGAGATCGCCTTCAGCCTGACGCCGGGCGCGCCGCACCGGGTCCAGAATGCGCTGGCCGCGCTCGCCTCGATCCGCGCCGCGAACCTCGACGCATCGACGCTGGCGATCAAGCTCGATCGGGTCGGCATCATGACCGGCCGCGGCGTCGAGCAGGCGGTCGGCGGCGTCACCGTGATCGACGACAGCTTCAACGGCAATCCCGCCAGCGTGGCGGCTGCGCTGCAGAGCCTGCAGGCGCGCAACGTCACCGGCGGCCGCCGTATTGCGGTGCTCGGCGACATGCTGGAACTGGGCGATG harbors:
- a CDS encoding UDP-N-acetylmuramoyl-tripeptide--D-alanyl-D-alanine ligase, producing MSGPLWTVAEVARALGVAGSFPDTPIDFVTQDSRLVKPGSLFVALSGTPSGGFISAFASARDGWEFADKAEASGAVAMIVPRQIAGIRIPQIIVEDTLIDGLWALARAARARFHGPVIGLTGSAGKTSTKEFLAAYPGAYASPSSFNNFWGVPLTLCNARPDASLWVVEMGMNQVGEIARLSELTRPTVALVVNVQPVHLEKLGSLEAIRREKVSIAFGLPEDGVLVLPAGLKASEWKGKVVRFGEHAEVHEVAHAPHGESWQVVAMIGKKEIAFSLTPGAPHRVQNALAALASIRAANLDASTLAIKLDRVGIMTGRGVEQAVGGVTVIDDSFNGNPASVAAALQSLQARNVTGGRRIAVLGDMLELGDDAPNYHTGLASHLDGIDGVYCVGPLMRHLYDVLPAGKGLGWHDDPATLKPAEVANLLKAGDVVVVKGSKKMFWVNKFVPGLVAALQTKA